The genomic segment aaataattattcttgcatTCACTGATTCGATTCTTAAAAGCCGAAGAGAGAGATGTACTCCTTCACACTTTAACAGGAGTGTCAACTCTGACATATGAGTAAATGTCCTGCTCATACTTCTTCCACCCTCCATCTACAAGTTTCTTCACACTTTTTATCTGTTGGCATTTTTACTCATCCCTCAAGATGCCCAATAATCCTCCAATTCTGAGGGAATATAAATTTCACAGGAAGGGTTGCTGTTATAATGGCAGGGTGGGTAAAGAAACCGAATCTAGAAGGATCTCACGGTTCAGGAAAATCTTAGCGAATTCGGGTGAGCAACCATACCTCCTTCCCACTCCCCCGGGTGAAATGTTTTGGCTTGACCTTAGACCACTCTCTTGGCTTTAATCACTTATTTTCTGTGGTAAATGTGGTAAGTGCTAAAGGGGTTAGTCTCTCCCtaaaccactttcttttcttAATCCAGCAGTCAAGGTGCTCTGGATGAGACTCAAGTCTCCCCAACCTTGCTTCATTTTTGCTCATGTCTTCACAACCCAATTCTCATTTACATTCCCTATTCCTTACCCTACTTTACTTACCTTAATGGCAGTGATGGCAAAGGCTATTTTCCGCCGCCCATCGATATTGGTGTTGAGTACTCGCAAAATATGCTGGAACTTTTCAGGGATCACTAGAGACTGGTTTAAAAAGTACGGGGGAGAAATTAGACACAGTAAACTATCAAACAGTAAGGTTGAAAAGGCAAACGAACTTCATACAAAACGGTTAAGCCTGTCACACAAGTGGCAAAGGCACCCGATCCCCACCCCTAAGGTTTTCACACCACACAGCAAACTCCTCAGTCCTGCAGAGTAGGTACATGAAGCGTTCAAGCTTGGGAAAATGCAACCTTTGGAGAGAGGAGGCAGGTCTCCTGCCCATTCCCAAAAGTGCGTGGCGGAAGCCAGAGTTCCCCATATACGCCCAAGCCTTAGGCAGCTTCCGTGCGCCAGAGCAGTGACCCTTCCTCGGGCCCGCTCTCCGGAACTGGAAATCTTTGGTGTCCCTTTCCAGGGGCGCGATCCAAGGCTTCATACGGAAAGTCTCAGGCCCTCAGGACAGGGCGTTTCCAGAACCCCAACAGCCGGCTTTCCTTGCCCGAGTTGCGATGTCGCTGGATCACGGCACGGATTCCAGGCTTACCATGGCGGCAGCACAAGCGGCGGCGTGTAGGCCTCCTGTGGAAGAGAGAGCGGAAGTGACGCGGTATCATTATATAGCGTTCAGGAGGAAGAGGCGGAGCGATCTAGGAGAAGTGCTTCCGGAAACTGTTTCAGCCTGACCTAGCTGGACTTAAGAGAGTATGGCTCGGGTACCACAACTTCCGGTGCGCCTTTCTTTACAGTTCGTAAAGTTCATAGGTTTAAGAGAAGCGAAGGTTCCGGGCTAGTTTGTGCTTCAGACTTCCACATTTCCGTTTAGAGTTGGGTGAAGTGGTTAGAACTGAAAGGGAACAGCTGGAGTCAAACAATTTAACTCAAATATCTGGGAACGATTTCGCGCTGAGGAAGACCCTTTGGGACTTGTAGCTCCACTCCGGGGAACAGACTCGCCGGCCTGACAGTTGCCGGAAGTGAGGCTGCGGGGAATGGCCGCCGCTGCGACCATGGCGGCTGCCGCCCGGGAACTGGTGTTGCGGGCAGGGACGTCAGacatggaggaggaagagggccCGCTGGTGAGAGCGCGGAACTGTTTCTCCTCCGTAGTCCCGGTGCTCCTAGCTTCAGAAAGACCTGAGCTGGGTTTAGGCACAAGGGTGGGAACTTGGCTGCTACCTGTGATATTACCTGTTTGACTCCCCGTACCCTTCCCTGTGATCAGACCCGACCCTGAGCGGGACCCTCGTGGCTGAAACTCATATTCTGGGGCACAATTTCAACTTCGCTCCACATTTTGGGGTAGAGTCAAGAAGTAATATAGTGTAAAGGTTAAGAacatggactctggagccagactgcctgggttctaATTCCATCTCTGCCACTTACACGCTGTGTTCCCTTGGGCAAGTTAACCCGCTTTTCTGTGCCATCATTTCTCAGACCTATAAGATGAGGAAGATAGAACCTACTGTATACATCGTTGTTAGGATTAGATGAATGAGTATGTTTAAGATTGCATCTCGCACGCAGGTAAACACTATGTATTTTGACATTTATAGAAAGCCTGGGGTTCCCCAGAGGTGTGATAGAACATCCAAGATGGCAGGAGCCTGAGGGTCCTAAATTTAAGTGCAAGTTCAGCTCCATCCTCTGCAATTCCTAGCTTTCCTCATTAGGTCATCTCCACTGtcttgtcttttactttttttttttttttcttgagacggttctccctgtgttacccaggttgaccttgaactcctgatctcctcAGACAGTCTTCCAGTCTCAGCttctaagtagttgggactacaaggagcccgccaccatgctgggctaccTCCACTGTCTCATTGGATCGTCTCACTCCTTGTCGTATTCCTTACCTATCAACACAAAATAGGAGAGTGGGTACAATGTGAGACTTACAGTTTTTCAAAGCGGTACCTGTGGCTTCCAGCAAAAGCACCTCCTTCTCACTTGAAGGACTGGGGATATccaattacattttttctttctgtctttcactGTATCCTACTCCCATTAACTTATTCCTTTTCAGGCGGGTGGTGCTGGGCTCCAGGAATCACTGCAACTTGGGGAGTTGGATATCACTTCTGATGAGTTCATCCTGGATGAAGTGGATGGTAAGTGATGGCGTGGAGTGGGTGCAGTACCTGTAATCTGAGAGGCATGGGAGCTGGAAGGAATAAGGTAGGGATTGGTGTGCAGATACTCAATGTGGGGAGAGGGAGCTGTGGAGCTGAACCCTTACGATAAACTTCTATTTCCAGTTCACATTCAGGCAAATCTGGAGGATGAGTTAGTAAAGGAAGCTCTTAAAACGGTGAGGATTTCCCCTATACTAATCTGCCCTTCTATCTACTGTCccccaaaaggaaaaacaacagttttttgcttttgttatatcAGCCTGGTATCTGATCCTTTAGTCCTTCACTGATTCTGTTACAGTGTCCCTTTACTGAGACTTTTTTCTGACCTGTCATCTTTATGTCCTCCCAGGGTGTAGATCTTCGTCACTATTCAAAACAAGTTGAACTGGAGCTACAGCAGATTGAACAGAAATCCATTCGGGATTGTATCCTCCAGCAGAGGGAAGGGGCGGTGCTATTGATATGGGGATTTTGTGGTGTGTGGTACAGATGTCTCAGCTGGGGTCAACATCTGTGAGGTTTCTGTCACTTCAGAGAGCAATTGGAGAGGTACTACAAATCTGAGGCTCTCCCATTTTCACCATGAGGCCCCTTGACTTTTTGTGGGTCAGATATTCAAGAGAGTGAGAATATAGCATCTCTGCACAACCAGATCACAGCCTGTGATGCTGTCCTGGAGGTTAGTAATCCTGAACTGTGACCCCTAATAGCTGCTCTGAACCAGATCATGGACTCTGGTGCCATTTTTAGGTCATCAGCCTTAAGATGGGGACAAGTTAGGGTCATTTTCAAGATGACTTCAGGAGCCTTTTTTGTTATTGCTGCcatatttaatgttatttcctGGTAATCTGGGGTATCTCATCCTCTGCCACCCTCATGGACTGATGAATACTGAGGACTTCACAGAGAGGCTTTGGTGGCCCACTTATCCCCTACAAACCCTATAGCACTCCAGCAACATCTTCTACCTTCCCTACAGCGAATGGAGCAGATGTTGGGAGCTTTTCAGAGTGACCTCAGCTCCATCAGCTCTGAGATCCGGACACTGCAGGAACAGTCAGGAGCCATGAACATTCGACTTCGAAATCGCCAGGCAGTTCGGGGGAAACTTGGGGAGCTTGTTGATGGTCTGGTCGTGCCTTCTGCTCTGGTCACGTGAGTTACCGGTTTGAAGGGTCATGATGTCCGTGGCAGGTGAATGGGCTGGGGTGACCTACCTTATTTACCATATGGGTCTACTGGCTCCAGATTAAGTGCTTTTTAGAAATTAGTAGCCAGGTTAACCACCATTTTTTTAGGCATGCATTAGGCATCAAAGATTAAGATTAAGAATGATGTAAgatcggctgggcgcagtggctcaagcctgtaatcccagcactttgggaggccgagacgggtggatcacgaggtcaggagatcgagaccatcctggctaacacggtgaaaccctgtctctactaaaaatacaaaaaaaaaacttagccgggcgaggtggcaggcgcctgtagtcccagctactcgggaggctgaggcaggagaatggcgtgaacccgggaggcggagcttgcagtgagctgagatccggccactgcactccagcctgggtgacagagcgagactccgtctcaaaaaaaaaaaaaaaaaaaaaaagaatgatgtaagATCAGGTGTATAGTGGGAAGGTCCAGGAATAGAAAACTTTGTACATGTGTCCTGACTATATGGTACAGTGCAAGGTGGTAGAGATGATAGGAGCTGGAGGTAAGGAGTGTGGTCTGGGTCTGGTTTAGGGATGTCTGGGTTTCCCTTGTAACTTATCCCACCCCTTCCTGCTACCCAGGGCAATTCTGGAGGCTCCAGTGACAGAGCCCAGGTTCTTGGAGCAGCTACAGGAGCTGGATGCCAAGGCAGCTGCAGTCAGAGAGCAGGAAGCTAGAGGCACAGCAGCCTGCGCGGATGTCAGAGGCGTGCTCGATCGGCTCCGGGTCAAGGTGGGAAGTAGGGATGGATACCCTGGAGGCTACTAGAAGCAGCCCTCCCAAGATCTTCACTATGGATTTTCTTGgcagagctcactgtagcctgtcTCCAAGAACTTCACCCTGCCTTTTCTGGGCAGCCCCATTCTTGCCTCTCTGGGTTTCCTTGAAAATCTTGAGAAATACCAAAGAGATATGCACCACTTTTCAATCTATGTTTACCATTTGTTGCTTCCCCCAATTCCTCTCATACAGCAAAAAGGTTGCAGCTTCATGCTCTGTGCTTGGTTCCCCACATCTAGGCAGTGATGAAGATCCGAGAGTTTATCCTCCAGAAGATTTATTCCTTCAGGAAACCAATGACCAACTATCAGATCCCCCAGACGGCCCTGCTGAAGTACAGGTCACAACCCCAAGGAAGTGCATGGGATGGCCTTTGAGCTTTTGAGCAGCCTAATGGCATCTGGTTTCCTGGGAGACAGGTAGACTGACATGTTCCTGACCTCCTAGGTTCTTCTATCAGTTTCTGCTGGGCAATGAACGAGCAACAGCAAAGGAAATCAGGGATGAATACGTGGAGACGCTGAGCAAGATCTACCTGTCTTACTACCGCTCTTACCTGGGGCGGCTCATGAAGGTGCAGGTAAGGTCAGGAGGGAGAGGCATTCCTGGGCACGTGGACTGGGAGGAGGGGACATCCCTGGGCAAGgaatattttattgtgttgtCGGAAGAGACGGTTAtcagttctcttttctgttttcttagtaTGAGGAAGTTGCTGAGAAAGATGATCTAATGGGCGTGGAAGATACAGCGAAGAAAGATATCCTAGTCCTGGGGAACCCTCATGCCAGGTCTTGAGAGTGGGAGGACTTTCGGCTGCAGCCACCAAGGCACTGTTCCTTACCTTTTCCTATGGGACTGAAACCTTTTAGAATGTGATGAAAGCTATAGCCTCCCTCCTAAGAAAGATGCGTCATTTTGACACATAGTTTTGCATATGATTGCAGGAGGTGGGGAGACACCCTGAAGTCCGTTCACAGATGTCATCACGTGGGGCCCTAGTACTGGGAAAGAGGGCTGACTAGGCCATGTCTCGCTGTCTGGGGTCCCTGCAGATAGTGAGTCTTTGGGCCCAGTTATGGTCTCATTGTTTTCCCTGACTCTGACCCATCTTACGATTCTTCTCAAAGCCATCACTCCGCAGCAGGAACACCATTTTCACCCTAGGAACCCGTGGCTCTGTCATCTCCCCCACTGAACTTGAGGCCCCCATCCTGGTGCCTCACACAGCCCAGCGTGGAGAGCAGAGGGTATGAGGAGGAACAAGCTTCAGTCATGAAAGAGACTCTGAgcatggagggagggaaggccaGACCTCAGGGCAGAGCTTCCCAACCTGCAGGCCCTGTCTCGATCCCCTTAGACTTGGGAGTGGCCTTCTCCAATCACTCCAGCCTGCTGTGATGTGAAAAGAGCTGGGAACCATTGACTTAAGGGCATGCAGAGGGGAGAGACTGGATGAGGGGAATGACGGTCAGAGGCAGGTGTTGAGGTGGATGCAGGAGTAGCAACAGCAGGTGGGTGTAGGCCCTTTTTGTACCCCTATGTTCCCCCACCTTTTCAGTGCCCATTCAGCTTGCTCTTTGACAGCCTGGACCTAGATGGATGCCAAGGGTCTGCCCAGCTCTTATTACCCAGGTTTACTGATTTTGCAGCCATATCCATGGGAAGTCAGTGTTGGGGTCCATCCCTTCTGTGTTTCTTCTTTACTTCTCCTCTCCCAGTATCCATTTGAGGCCCTCTTCCGCAGCCAGCACTACGCCCTCCTAGACAATTCCTGCCGCGAATACCTTTTCATCTGtgaattttttgttgtgtctggcCCGGCTGCACATGACCTGTTCCATGCTGTCATGGGCCGTACACTCAGCATGACCCTGGTAAGATTCCTATTTCCTGTACTATTCAACACCTTTGTCCCcagtcttcatcagcagcatagTGGGGTCATGACTCTGGTAGAACTGAAATCAATCAGGATCCTCATTCTAAAATGTCTAagccttggctgggcatggtagcgcacgcccataatcccagcattttgggagtctgaggcagtaggattgcctgagctcaggagtttgagaccagcctggcctgtctatgaaaaataaaaaattagccagctgtgtgTTGATGTATGCCTGTGGTCGTagctacttgagatgctgaggtggaaggattgcttgagcccaggaggtcaaggctgcagtgagccatgcactccagagtgagacctatctcttaaaacaaaaaaaagaaaagctgggcacagtggctcacacctgtaatcccagcattttgggaggctgaggcgggaggatctgtgagttcgagaccagcctgaccaacatggtgaaaccccatctccactaaaaatacaaaattagtcgggcgtgcgcagcctgtaatcctagctaatcaggaggccgaggcaggagaattgcttgaacctaggaggaggaggttgcagtgagccaagactgtgccactgcactccagcctgggtgacagagcaagactccatctcaaaaaaaaaaaaagtctaagccTTGTTACTTAGACTTGTCACAGTGTTACTTCCCATGAAATCCTCAGAGTGTAGGGTCCCTGAGACTCCCCCTGCTGCTGCCCCACAATCAGAATCAGGCAATAGCACGTGAAAACTGAGGGTCCTCCAAACCCCTGACCCAAGCTCAGCCTGGAACTCTGCTGTGATAGGCTTGTGATCGTAGATCCTGctgcagccaggtgcagtggtttacacctgtaatcccggtactttgggagaccaaggtaggaagattgcttgaggccaggagttcaagaccagcctgggcaacatggcaagaccttgtcttgacaaaaaatttaaaaataagccaggcatggtggtacacacccatggtcccagctacttggcaggctgaggtgggaacatcacttgagcccagatgtttgaggctgcagtgaactgtgattgtaccattgcaatctagcctaggtgacaaagcaagaacctgtctctaaagtCAAAaacgccgggcgcagtggctcacacctgtaatcccagcactttaggaggctgaggtgggcggatcacctgaggtcaggagttcgagaccagcttggccaacatggtgaaaccccatctttactaaaaatacaaaaattagtcaggcgtggtggcaggcgcctgtaattccagctactcaggagtctaaggcaggagaatcgcttgaacctgggaggcaggcggaggttgcagtgagctgcgattgcgccactgcattccagcttaggCGACaagggcgacaagagcgaaactccatctcaaaaaaacaacaacaaaaaaagccaaaaacataGATCCTGGTGGGTAAGGCAGTAGGACCACCCGGGTGGCAGTGGACAGGAAAGCAGGGGGCAGTTGCATTTTACATCTCTCCCTTCTGTCCTATCCAGTGCATCATCCCCAAAGAAACACATGCGTTTGTTCATAGTCACTGAGGAAAACAAACTGACATTCTCTTTTAATCCTCTGCTTGTTCCCCAATCACATAGAAACACCTGGAGTCCTATCTCGCTGACTGCTACGATGCCattgctgtttttctttgtatCCACATTGTTCTCCGGTTCCGTAACATTGCAGCAAAGAGGGATGTTCCTGCTCTGGACAGGTCACTGAATTCTGGTCCTTGATGCCCAACAGGCCACAAACTCTTGGTCTTGCATGACTCTGCCCTGACCTTAGACTTCTACTGACCTGGTATCATTAACCTTTATTCCCATTGATTTGCTCCAGAGGCAGTACTGCTGCTTTTTGACTCACCTTTCTCCAACCACTGCCCCCCCATCCCCACAACTAACTGTTGACCATTAAACTGAATGGTGCCCCACTCCCCCCCATCCCTCTCCAACATTCCTTGCCGGCTGACCTCATATTCTGATTAAGCCCACAGGTACTGGGAACAGGTGCTTGCCTTGCTATGGCCACGGTTTGAGCTGATCCTGGAGATGAATGTCCAGAGCGTCCGAAGCACTGACCCCCAGCGCCTAGGGGGGTTGGATACTCGGCCCCACTATGTGAGGGAGGGCAAGGGTAACAAAGGGTTCTTGAAAGGCAGGGCTCTAAGCATCATTGTGGGGTTGGCCACGGTCACAGTTGTGTCATGGGCCACGCTATGAGCAGGCATTCTGGGAGGGTGATAAAACTCATGGTGAGTGGTGCACTGTGGGTAGGAGGGACTGGAGGTAGAGTCACATCACATGGTGGCGGGTTGACCAAGGGAgttgggaggtggtggtggttgggCCAGGAGGTGGGTGTGATTTTCCTTCCCACCCTGTCCTAGATCACACGCCGCTACGCAGAGTTCTCCTCCGCTCTTGTCAGCATCAACCAGACAATTCCCAATGAACGGACCATGCAGTTGCTGGGACAGCTGCAGGTAAGGGTCAGACAGGAGAGACTTACCAGCAGCAGGGCTGTGCCAGTGGGTGGAGGCCGAGGGGGAGCCAGAGGAGGGCCTGATGGCCTTGCTTTCTGGTGTCACCTCTTCCTCTCTGCCTTTTCAGGTGGAGGTGGAGAATTTTGTCCTTCGAGTGGCAGCCGAGTTCTCCTCAAGGAAGGAGCAGCTTGTGTTTCTGATCAACAACTATGACA from the Macaca mulatta isolate MMU2019108-1 chromosome 4, T2T-MMU8v2.0, whole genome shotgun sequence genome contains:
- the VPS52 gene encoding vacuolar protein sorting-associated protein 52 homolog isoform X6, with product MEQMLGAFQSDLSSISSEIRTLQEQSGAMNIRLRNRQAVRGKLGELVDGLVVPSALVTAILEAPVTEPRFLEQLQELDAKAAAVREQEARGTAACADVRGVLDRLRVKAVMKIREFILQKIYSFRKPMTNYQIPQTALLKYRFFYQFLLGNERATAKEIRDEYVETLSKIYLSYYRSYLGRLMKVQYEEVAEKDDLMGVEDTAKKGFFSKPSLRSRNTIFTLGTRGSVISPTELEAPILVPHTAQRGEQRYPFEALFRSQHYALLDNSCREYLFICEFFVVSGPAAHDLFHAVMGRTLSMTLKHLESYLADCYDAIAVFLCIHIVLRFRNIAAKRDVPALDRYWEQVLALLWPRFELILEMNVQSVRSTDPQRLGGLDTRPHYITRRYAEFSSALVSINQTIPNERTMQLLGQLQVEVENFVLRVAAEFSSRKEQLVFLINNYDMMLGVLMERAADDSKEVESFQQLLNARTQEFIEELLSPPFGGLVAFVKEAEALIERGQAERLRGEEARVTQLIRGFGSSWKSSVESLSQDVMRSFTNFRNGTSIIQGALTQLIQVYHRFHRVLSQPQLRALPARAELINIHHLMVELKKHKPNF
- the VPS52 gene encoding vacuolar protein sorting-associated protein 52 homolog isoform X5, translated to MSSSWMKWMGVDLRHYSKQVELELQQIEQKSIRDYIQESENIASLHNQITACDAVLERMEQMLGAFQSDLSSISSEIRTLQEQSGAMNIRLRNRQAVRGKLGELVDGLVVPSALVTAILEAPVTEPRFLEQLQELDAKAAAVREQEARGTAACADVRGVLDRLRVKAVMKIREFILQKIYSFRKPMTNYQIPQTALLKYRFFYQFLLGNERATAKEIRDEYVETLSKIYLSYYRSYLGRLMKVQYEEVAEKDDLMGVEDTAKKGFFSKPSLRSRNTIFTLGTRGSVISPTELEAPILVPHTAQRGEQRYPFEALFRSQHYALLDNSCREYLFICEFFVVSGPAAHDLFHAVMGRTLSMTLKHLESYLADCYDAIAVFLCIHIVLRFRNIAAKRDVPALDRYWEQVLALLWPRFELILEMNVQSVRSTDPQRLGGLDTRPHYITRRYAEFSSALVSINQTIPNERTMQLLGQLQVEVENFVLRVAAEFSSRKEQLVFLINNYDMMLGVLMERAADDSKEVESFQQLLNARTQEFIEELLSPPFGGLVAFVKEAEALIERGQAERLRGEEARVTQLIRGFGSSWKSSVESLSQDVMRSFTNFRNGTSIIQGALTQLIQVYHRFHRVLSQPQLRALPARAELINIHHLMVELKKHKPNF
- the VPS52 gene encoding vacuolar protein sorting-associated protein 52 homolog isoform X2 yields the protein MVRRTPRAGGAGLQESLQLGELDITSDEFILDEVDVHIQANLEDELVKEALKTGVDLRHYSKQVELELQQIEQKSIRDYIQESENIASLHNQITACDAVLERMEQMLGAFQSDLSSISSEIRTLQEQSGAMNIRLRNRQAVRGKLGELVDGLVVPSALVTAILEAPVTEPRFLEQLQELDAKAAAVREQEARGTAACADVRGVLDRLRVKAVMKIREFILQKIYSFRKPMTNYQIPQTALLKYRFFYQFLLGNERATAKEIRDEYVETLSKIYLSYYRSYLGRLMKVQYEEVAEKDDLMGVEDTAKKDILPSLRSRNTIFTLGTRGSVISPTELEAPILVPHTAQRGEQRYPFEALFRSQHYALLDNSCREYLFICEFFVVSGPAAHDLFHAVMGRTLSMTLKHLESYLADCYDAIAVFLCIHIVLRFRNIAAKRDVPALDRYWEQVLALLWPRFELILEMNVQSVRSTDPQRLGGLDTRPHYITRRYAEFSSALVSINQTIPNERTMQLLGQLQVEVENFVLRVAAEFSSRKEQLVFLINNYDMMLGVLMERAADDSKEVESFQQLLNARTQEFIEELLSPPFGGLVAFVKEAEALIERGQAERLRGEEARVTQLIRGFGSSWKSSVESLSQDVMRSFTNFRNGTSIIQGALTQLIQVYHRFHRVLSQPQLRALPARAELINIHHLMVELKKHKPNF
- the VPS52 gene encoding vacuolar protein sorting-associated protein 52 homolog isoform X4 codes for the protein MAAAATMAAAARELVLRAGTSDMEEEEGPLAGGAGLQESLQLGELDITSDEFILDEVDVHIQANLEDELVKEALKTGVDLRHYSKQVELELQQIEQKSIRDYIQESENIASLHNQITACDAVLERMEQMLGAFQSDLSSISSEIRTLQEQSGAMNIRLRNRQAVRGKLGELVDGLVVPSALVTAILEAPVTEPRFLEQLQELDAKAAAVREQEARGTAACADVRGVLDRLRVKAVMKIREFILQKIYSFRKPMTNYQIPQTALLKYRFFYQFLLGNERATAKEIRDEYVETLSKIYLSYYRSYLGRLMKVQYEEVAEKDDLMGVEDTAKKDILPSLRSRNTIFTLGTRGSVISPTELEAPILVPHTAQRGEQRYPFEALFRSQHYALLDNSCREYLFICEFFVVSGPAAHDLFHAVMGRTLSMTLKHLESYLADCYDAIAVFLCIHIVLRFRNIAAKRDVPALDRYWEQVLALLWPRFELILEMNVQSVRSTDPQRLGGLDTRPHYITRRYAEFSSALVSINQTIPNERTMQLLGQLQVEVENFVLRVAAEFSSRKEQLVFLINNYDMMLGVLMERAADDSKEVESFQQLLNARTQEFIEELLSPPFGGLVAFVKEAEALIERGQAERLRGEEARVTQLIRGFGSSWKSSVESLSQDVMRSFTNFRNGTSIIQGALTQLIQVYHRFHRVLSQPQLRALPARAELINIHHLMVELKKHKPNF
- the VPS52 gene encoding vacuolar protein sorting-associated protein 52 homolog isoform X3 — its product is MAAAATMAAAARELVLRAGTSDMEEEEGPLAGGAGLQESLQLGELDITSDEFILDEVDVHIQANLEDELVKEALKTGVDLRHYSKQVELELQQIEQKSIRDYIQESENIASLHNQITACDAVLERMEQMLGAFQSDLSSISSEIRTLQEQSGAMNIRLRNRQAVRGKLGELVDGLVVPSALVTAILEAPVTEPRFLEQLQELDAKAAAVREQEARGTAACADVRGVLDRLRVKAVMKIREFILQKIYSFRKPMTNYQIPQTALLKYRFFYQFLLGNERATAKEIRDEYVETLSKIYLSYYRSYLGRLMKVQYEEVAEKDDLMGVEDTAKKGFFSKPSLRSRNTIFTLGTRGSVISPTELEAPILVPHTAQRGEQRYPFEALFRSQHYALLDNSCREYLFICEFFVVSGPAAHDLFHAVMGRTLSMTLKHLESYLADCYDAIAVFLCIHIVLRFRNIAAKRDVPALDRYWEQVLALLWPRFELILEMNVQSVRSTDPQRLGGLDTRPHYITRRYAEFSSALVSINQTIPNERTMQLLGQLQVEVENFVLRVAAEFSSRKEQLVFLINNYDMMLGVLMERAADDSKEVESFQQLLNARTQEFIEELLSPPFGGLVAFVKEAEALIERGQAERLRGEEARVTQLIRGFGSSWKSSVESLSQDVMRSFTNFRNGTSIIQGALTQLIQVYHRFHRVLSQPQLRALPARAELINIHHLMVELKKHKPNF
- the VPS52 gene encoding vacuolar protein sorting-associated protein 52 homolog isoform X7, giving the protein MEQMLGAFQSDLSSISSEIRTLQEQSGAMNIRLRNRQAVRGKLGELVDGLVVPSALVTAILEAPVTEPRFLEQLQELDAKAAAVREQEARGTAACADVRGVLDRLRVKAVMKIREFILQKIYSFRKPMTNYQIPQTALLKYRFFYQFLLGNERATAKEIRDEYVETLSKIYLSYYRSYLGRLMKVQYPFEALFRSQHYALLDNSCREYLFICEFFVVSGPAAHDLFHAVMGRTLSMTLKHLESYLADCYDAIAVFLCIHIVLRFRNIAAKRDVPALDRYWEQVLALLWPRFELILEMNVQSVRSTDPQRLGGLDTRPHYITRRYAEFSSALVSINQTIPNERTMQLLGQLQVEVENFVLRVAAEFSSRKEQLVFLINNYDMMLGVLMERAADDSKEVESFQQLLNARTQEFIEELLSPPFGGLVAFVKEAEALIERGQAERLRGEEARVTQLIRGFGSSWKSSVESLSQDVMRSFTNFRNGTSIIQGALTQLIQVYHRFHRVLSQPQLRALPARAELINIHHLMVELKKHKPNF
- the VPS52 gene encoding vacuolar protein sorting-associated protein 52 homolog isoform X1, with protein sequence MVRRTPRAGGAGLQESLQLGELDITSDEFILDEVDVHIQANLEDELVKEALKTGVDLRHYSKQVELELQQIEQKSIRDYIQESENIASLHNQITACDAVLERMEQMLGAFQSDLSSISSEIRTLQEQSGAMNIRLRNRQAVRGKLGELVDGLVVPSALVTAILEAPVTEPRFLEQLQELDAKAAAVREQEARGTAACADVRGVLDRLRVKAVMKIREFILQKIYSFRKPMTNYQIPQTALLKYRFFYQFLLGNERATAKEIRDEYVETLSKIYLSYYRSYLGRLMKVQYEEVAEKDDLMGVEDTAKKGFFSKPSLRSRNTIFTLGTRGSVISPTELEAPILVPHTAQRGEQRYPFEALFRSQHYALLDNSCREYLFICEFFVVSGPAAHDLFHAVMGRTLSMTLKHLESYLADCYDAIAVFLCIHIVLRFRNIAAKRDVPALDRYWEQVLALLWPRFELILEMNVQSVRSTDPQRLGGLDTRPHYITRRYAEFSSALVSINQTIPNERTMQLLGQLQVEVENFVLRVAAEFSSRKEQLVFLINNYDMMLGVLMERAADDSKEVESFQQLLNARTQEFIEELLSPPFGGLVAFVKEAEALIERGQAERLRGEEARVTQLIRGFGSSWKSSVESLSQDVMRSFTNFRNGTSIIQGALTQLIQVYHRFHRVLSQPQLRALPARAELINIHHLMVELKKHKPNF